In Haematobia irritans isolate KBUSLIRL unplaced genomic scaffold, ASM5000362v1 scaffold_10, whole genome shotgun sequence, the following are encoded in one genomic region:
- the LOC142242401 gene encoding uncharacterized protein LOC142242401 gives MSLEAFTRLANELVFFEASLDAHAAPMSSIHSIDVHREELASIWRDVKISYDKCLADIEAELEVAEGDGKNKGDKESGESELDNLRHKYTSAYITYCRCSTHLRERAHAISASTTTPKVDLTTRSDSGQGFGFTLPPCEIPIFCGDYSSWPTFRDIFEAVCIKNPRLSSVEKLFHLSQKTKGEAHDIVKKVPLTNENFRVAWANLCSRYENKRALINIQLKKLFGLSPISNETATALKVLQRDINSCISLLELYEIDVGGWDPIFVFVCSNCLPNSTLTLWEQTLPDKTVIPKWEKMDNFLTDRHRTLESVSEVRKSIAGSSTASKATTKTDYRYGNKSNGTHVHTFQNKVEPNCPLCPKETHLLRKCPRFLKMSPSERLAEIKKDKLCTNCFSRVHSVKNCKSKYSCFKCNKKHNTLLHREESKLSDSPSGSNSTPSQVPSSSIQSTNTSGEGVVHTCFSTSSRDVLLGTALVNISYNGLMICARALVDSGSQGTFISKKLFNSMRLPFRKTYATVSGLNNSVSASVQKECSFTLSPAVDNGIEFSATALVVPHLSGSLPSRTIDL, from the coding sequence ATGTCCCTAGAGGCTTTTACCAGGTTAGCTAATGAGCTAGTGTTTTTCGAGGCAAGCTTAGATGCGCATGCCGCTCCCATGTCCTCTATCCACTCAATTGATGTCCATAGGGAGGAGTTGGCGTCAATATGGCGGgacgttaaaatttcttatgacAAATGTCTTGCAGATATTGAGGCTGAACTCGAGGTGGCTGAAGGGGATGGCAAAAATAAGGGAGATAAGGAGAGCGGTGAATCCGAGTTGGACAACTTGAGGCACAAGTACACTAGTGCCTATATCACTTATTGCCGGTGTAGCACCCATTTAAGAGAACGGGCGCATGCTATATCCGCCTCGACTACCACCCCTAAAGTGGACCTGACGACAAGGTCCGATTCGGGACAAGGGTTTGGCTTCACCTTGCCACCATgtgaaataccaatattttgtgGTGATTATTCCTCGTGGCCGACTTTTCGGGATATTTTTGAGGCAGTTTGCATCAAAAATCCGCGCCTGAGCTCCGTGGAAAAACTATTCCATTTGAGCCAGAAGACGAAAGGTGAGGCCCACGATATAGTCAAGAAGGTTCCCCTTACCAATGAGAATTTTCGGGTAGCTTGGGCCAACTTATGTTCTAGGTACGAGAACAAAAGAGCCCTCATTAACATCCAATTGAAGAAATTGTTCGGGCTTTCTCCCATATCTAATGAGACAGCTACCGCTCTTAAAGTCCTCCAAAGAGACATCAACTCATGCATATCTCTGCTGGAACTTTATGAGATTGATGTGGGCGGTTGGGACCccatttttgtgtttgtttgttcCAACTGTCTCCCTAACTCGACTCTGACACTGTGGGAGCAAACATTGCCCGACAAAACGGTCATTCCTAAGTGGGAGAAAATGGACAATTTTCTTACCGACAGGCATCGAACACTCGAGTCCGTTTCCGAAGTTCGGAAAAGTATTGCCGGTAGTTCTACAGCTTCGAAGGCGACTACAAAGACAGACTACCGGTACGGAAACAAGTCCAATGGCACTCATGTCCACACTTTTCAGAATAAGGTTGAGCCCAACTGTCCATTGTGCCCGAAGGAGACTCATTTGCTACGGAAATGtcctcgttttttgaaaatgtctCCGTCTGAGAGGTTAGCGGAGATAAAAAAGGACAAATTATGCACCAACTGTTTTTCTAGAGTGCATTCCGTCAAGAACTGCAAAAGCAAGTATTCTTGttttaaatgcaataaaaaacacaatACGTTGTTGCATAGAGAAGAGTCGAAGTTATCGGATTCTCCCTCGGGATCGAATTCAACTCCTTCACAAGTTCCGTCCTCATCCATACAGTCCACGAACACTTCGGGAGAGGGGgttgtacatacttgtttttctaccaGTTCTAGGGATGTGTTGCTAGGAACCGCGTTGGTAAACATAAGCTATAATGGGCTCATGATCTGTGCGAGGGCTCTTGTGGATTCTGGCTCACAAGGTACATTCATATCTAAGAAACTTTTTAACTCTATGAGACTTCCTTTTCGGAAGACATACGCTACTGTTTCTGGTTTGAACAATTCGGTTTCTGCATCCGTTCAGAAGGAATGCTCCTTCACATTGTCGCCTGCTGTTGATAATGGCATTGAGTTTTCTGCAACAGCTTTGGTTGTTCCACACTTGTCAGGtagcttgccgtcgaggacaatAGACTTATAG